The Plasmodium brasilianum strain Bolivian I chromosome 5, whole genome shotgun sequence region TCGAAGTAacatatgaatttttaaagCTCTCcttaaattatgaaaaaaatttattaaaaaatgaccAAGAAGGATTAAATATCAAAAATGACCTGAACAAGTCAGgagaaaatggaaaaaaagatcaatatataattaatttgcTCAATTTTATTACTGTACCAACATATTTTACAGCTCATTTAAAagcattaataattttacaagCACATATAAATAGGTATAGTATACCAATCAATTATATAGAAGAAACGAAAAAAGTTTtgttgaaaatttttaaattaataaatgcaTTGGTGGACGTCATAAGtagcaataatatattaaatttctGTCTTTTTGTAATGGAAGTATCACAAATGATAACTCAAAGTGtaacaaatacaaataatgaGTCAAGCTTATTGCAGTTACCCCATTTTGATAGtcaattaattaaaaaagccAATGAAATGGAAATAATGGATGTATATGACTTAATTAATGCAGATGATGATAAAAgagaatttttattaaaacatttaaatgaaaaacaaaagagcCAAATTGCAAatgtatgtaatattttcCCAATAATAGAAGTACAATATGAAATagatttaaataaaacatataaagtTAATGAAATTGCTACTTTAAATTTAACTATTGAAAGAGACTTGACGGATGAGGATATCTCCTCTTTTGCTCACTCCCTTTATCTTCCATTcgaaaaggaagaaatgtGGTGGATAGTTATcggaattaaaaaaatgaatctACTCTTgtcaattaaaaaattatctttgCTAAAACCAGTTAATAATGTAAAGATTAATTTTGAGTTGCCCAGTAAACCCAATACATACCAAGTCGTTATATACGTCATAAACGACTGCTATGTTGGGTGTGACCAGGAGTACGAATTTAGGATTACAGTGGAGGGGTAGCCCTGCCTGGATAGAGGTGGTGTAGCAGTATATATCCGTATATAGGGTTGTTGTAGCATTATGCTTATGACATACGTGCATATCTTCATGTGAGTATGCTCATTTTGTGAGAAGGCTGTACATATATTAGTAGAAAAAAACTCTATTTGATCGACTTTTAAAGGTGCGGAAGGTGAGGAAAATGGAGccatgttatatatattatatgtgtttacatgcatatttgtacatttttttttatttgttttttttaaatcgtTAATTTTAACTGTTTTCGACGATGTTCTTAAATAGTAAGCTCTTTTTTGTAGGAATGACCTTTTACGTGTTTAACGCGTTTAACAGGTTTTGCAAATTTTGCAGGccttacatatttttacagGATTTACATGTTTTTTGTGTCGTTTACATTTGCGTACTTTTGAGTACTTTTGCGCATGTTTTCCTATTTACACGTTTTTCATCGTTGGTAAACTTCTATGCACAAGAacagttttattttttctgcaCAGAGCACATTAACATGctgattttattaaaatggctgtttaaaaaaaaagaaaagaaaaaggaaataaataaatgaatgaataaatgaatgaataaatgaatgaataaatgaatgaataaatgaatgaataaatgaatgaataaatgaataaatgaatgaataaatgaatgaataaatgaatgaataaatacataaaaatatgcttCAATAATGCTTCCATGTGTTGAACAGGTTGAAGCGGTATTTACGTAGGAATGATTGCGCAAAAAGGACGTATCGATAAAAAAGTGTTTGACCATATTGGTACCCTTTTTGCATGATATGgtcagaatttttttttttttttttttttttttttttttttgttaatgtgtattttatatttgtgttTGCCGTTTTGGTGGAATTATGCATAACATAATTTGCGCAAAATGAAGGTTtacaaaaaaagggaaaaaaaggcCTTTCCTTGGCACTTGGcaaaatatatgcacacatatgtacatatttatatgtaataggCACGTATTATGTGTGTGCATAtctgcgtatatatatgtactcatgcatgtatatatatattcattatatatatacgtggcGTGTACCACAAGTGAGCAAAACATAACGACTTGCTCCCCCATCCGAACACTAAAAACATTAATCTACTTCTTATAAATTTTGTCATAATTAATTGTGTTGTAAAAGTGCTTAAACAAAGAATtgcattttttatcatcattatataGGTGCAtacaataaaacaaattgGAGTAGTTGTCGTAAAACAGTTTGGTAAACTTTACattgtcattattatttgttgtaCTATATTTATAACCTAATATTTGATATGACTCTGTTAAggttttataacattttctGTTTCCTTCTTTCAATATTTTATCCAGGTCATATACTGCATTATCATTGATTGTACCTCCTAGGCACATAAACTTCtttatatcataaaattcgtcattttgtttttgtgtaaaatatttctctTGACTATAAAGCGATGGCGATTCCTGTACTTGATAAACCACCTCTCCCAGTTTGGAGTAGTCCGTCGTCAGGgccatatttttcaaaaaaaaggaaaaacaaaaaggaaaaacaaaaggaaaaaataaaataataaaacaacctcctatatgtataaa contains the following coding sequences:
- a CDS encoding hypothetical protein (conserved Plasmodium protein) encodes the protein MALTTDYSKLGEVVYQVQESPSLYSQEKYFTQKQNDEFYDIKKFMCLGGTINDNAVYDLDKILKEGNRKCYKTLTESYQILGYKYSTTNNNDNVKFTKLFYDNYSNLFYCMHLYNDDKKCNSLFKHFYNTINYDKIYKK